A genomic window from Candidatus Methylarchaceae archaeon HK02M2 includes:
- a CDS encoding pyridoxamine 5'-phosphate oxidase family protein has product MVLIKEITKLLEKNSFCILSTTSLDGKPHAVGVIYSAKELDIYIQSGRQTKKVRNISKNPHVAVVIPIPYIFRFIPPRVIQFQGRAEILPITNPKANEVYKWRIIEEGDGCFIHIRPHRKIWTQGIGMSFIERARHPEKTGRTVTLANCYSTNL; this is encoded by the coding sequence TTGGTACTGATTAAAGAGATTACGAAGCTACTAGAGAAGAATAGCTTCTGTATACTTTCCACAACATCCTTAGATGGCAAACCCCATGCTGTTGGTGTTATCTACTCTGCAAAGGAGCTTGACATCTACATCCAATCGGGTAGGCAGACCAAGAAAGTACGTAATATATCAAAAAATCCTCATGTTGCGGTGGTTATCCCGATTCCATACATCTTCCGCTTCATACCTCCACGAGTTATTCAGTTCCAAGGAAGAGCAGAAATTCTTCCTATAACAAACCCTAAAGCTAACGAGGTCTACAAATGGAGGATAATTGAAGAGGGGGATGGGTGCTTCATTCATATCAGACCTCATAGGAAGATTTGGACTCAAGGGATAGGCATGTCTTTTATAGAAAGAGCAAGACATCCAGAGAAAACAGGTAGAACAGTTACATTAGCTAATTGTTATTCTACAAATTTATAA